The DNA sequence ATAATAATGAcggtgatgatggtggcAGGTGGAATAAACAAGCGAAATTGGTAAAAAGACGAATAAGAGGTTGTGTTTTAGGGAACTATTGGGGGTGCAAAGGTGTAGGACTAGAAAGACATCAGCGGGGATACGGACGGTCTTCCTTATTTATGCCTTTCTGCGTGAGTATACTGGTTGTATACCAGCTCTGgttttcatcatcatgtaAGATGCACTGGCCTACAAAGGATATATCAAGGAGgtcaaaaaagaaggaagaaaggatcTTGCTTCACCTCGAAACTTGTTTGGTTCAGTTGGATTTCTTGCAAAAGAAGTACTTATTTATTTTACTTGGGCTGTTTGTTTGTCTGTTTGTCTGTCTGTATAAAGAACTACTGCTAAGGTCGGCTTACCACATATAGTATTTGATATTCGCCATTAGTAGTACGGTTCTCATCACGAATGTATAAACAGATCGAGTCTAAGTCATTTCTTTGATGAAGTATCATACTGCTGGACGTTGTGGTTATATTTGATTTACATGACCATATCCATGAGTTACAAGAATCGATTGCGCAATGGGATGGACGTTTGAGTACACATATGTACCGCCATCAAGAATGTTTCCAGGCGTTCTTTCCTTATCATTTGTTGACCGATTTCGAATACGGAGCAGTTAATTCCAGTTTGAGGCTGGCGATGGCCTGTTCTAGGGAGGGAGGTTCATTATGGACTTCGTTCTTCGGCACACCACCGTGGCCGGATGCGGCTGCTTCGGCATCCCGGGCTTCCCGTTCAGCACGTCGCTTCCTGGCAGATGTGAAGTCCGGTGCAGGAAGGTTAAAGAAAACCCAAGGCTAAATTTTGATGTCAGTTATAGCCATTGCAATTGGGTTGCTAGAACACTAACTGGTACACAAGCAGCAACAGCTCGTCTCATACCGGTTGACAGGCATTGGAGACCGATTTGATAGGCAGCGTTCATCCACCCGAAACCTTCTCTCGGCACGTATCGGAAATCAGTACCTTGATTACCACTTGAAAGGCGGGGTCAGCTTCCAAGTGAATCGGATGCGAGTCTATTCACTCACTATTCCGCATCTACCATGTGGCTAAGTTCAACAACGTCAAACTTTTCCGGAACGATACCATTGAAATCCATGAACGATAGAGTCATCCTATAAGTCTAGTGTTAGTATGTTTAACACATCCAAACTCAACAACTCACATATAGATCCACCTGTACGCCAGCCTGGATGCATCGTCTACAAATCCGTAACGTTCAAGCCCGACCCATGCCATGATTTGATGAGGAGGCCAACCGTAAGGATAGTCTGATCACTGATAGTCAGCACGTGCCAGACAAACCCCAGAGGTACCCACCCCATTGACGATTGGGTCTGTCCAACGAGATTACGCCACGCGATTCTTCAGTTCCAGATACAAGACCACCAGCAACTTCGAATTTGGGTAAGGCGTTGCGGCTGTAAAACTTGTGAGTCGCGACGCTTCATTCACAACGAACAATATTTGCTACTTACACAAGCTTCAAAGCCTGTTCCTCCGAGGCAGAGCCTGCCCACAAAGGCCAGAGCGTAGTGACGGACTCATATCGCGTCTGCTTCCTGAGCTTGGTGTCATAGTCAAAGTACATTCCCTGTCCATCATTCCAACAAAGCTCATCCATGGTTGCCTTGCGTTTAGCTGCCCGTTCAAACCAGTGCCTGCTTGTCTGAGGAGTTTTGGTCGAGAGCTGGTAAGTGGCGCCAGCCTTGAAGGCCTCGGCGGTGATAGGCCAGGGAGACAATTCAAACTCTTCGTCCAGGTAGAGTTCGTCGTCAAAGGCTACTTGGATAGCCGAAGCAATATCGAATTCATACTGCATTGTCCGGTTAGCGTCTGTGTGTCAATCATAGTAATAGCTCACCTTGTATAAGAGCGAGTTCAAGTCGACAGTCGCCAAGTCTGCACACTTTCTGTCGAGTCTGTATGAGGTATCATGTCCCGACTCTCGTACTCCTCGGTCATGCAAGAAATACTCGTCAAGCTCAGGTTCTTTGATTGTCCCGTCGTTGTAACCATCAATGTACTCATTCACAGAGATCCCAATCTTCTGAGCATACGGCTGAAGGATGTGAGTGAAATGACTGGCTTCAGTCTCAGGGGGAATACCTAGGCCAGAAGGGCGGTAGCGAGATAAGCCAGTGACAAGGTCGAGCGAGGGCTCTTGCATCCAGTACCGGTGGTACTCTTTGATAGCGGCCTGGATGGTACGTTTGAGCCATGCTTTGTTTTCGGCTGGCTTGCTGCGATCAAGCTGGTTGTAGATCTGAAGGGCGAAGTCTGTAAGGAAAGGAGGCTGAGATCGACAGAGATAGTATGATCGGTTACCATTGAGAACTTTGTTGTAATATTTAATTTCGAAAATACAGTGCTCGACGATACTCTTGGCCAAGTCGACCCGACCGTCTACCAAGAGGCCCAGGGCCATAAAGTACTGCACATGATTAGATGCTAATTTTACAAGTCCGATGTATTACTTACGCTGTCCCAACCATACTTCTCATTGAATCTTGCACCGGGAACGATAAATGGCAGAGCCTCTAGGTGAGACTTGCCGTCTGCGTCAACCTTTTTATCCATTGCAAGAGCGAGAATGCCTGGTTTATCGTTGAGAGTCTTGACAAAAGCTGGATTGTCACATTCTTTGGGAAGGATATCGACCTCGAGTTTGAGGTTGGGTTTCTCTTTCGCTCTGCGTTGATGTGTCAGCGTATCATACCGCTAGGGAtttgagagaagaagcacaTTTGACGATAATGCTCGGCcatttcatcctctccatgTGGGATATAAATCCTGGCTCGCATGTGCTGGCTTCTATTCTTGGGATCCGCGCAAGCGATTTCAAGACCCTCTGCGTCGATGCGTCGAGTGAGGCTGTTCCAGAATGAGTTCTTGATCATTCTAGAGAGACGGTCCACAGGATTCTCGGCAAGACGAGCTTCATCCAAGACAATGCGCTTGCGTCCATAGTCTCGGGCAAGTGCGAGTTCCTGAAGAAGATTCGATAACATATATGTGCCCTAACCCCAGCTCATTTCAGCAATTATTATTATCAAACGGCAAAGATATTTGGACGTACCCGGATATCAAAGGTTTTATGGGCATTAGAACTCGCCGTACCCAATGAAAGAAGTTTGGGACCCGAATCATAGATAGAAATTTGGAAGCTGTACGAGTCAGATTGGATTCGAACATGATGTGACTCACTTGTTATCCGTGTCTTCTTGCTCCAACACGAGTCTCATTGTTTCCTCGACATCAATTAAATAGCGCCTGGGAGCAGACGGGGtactctcgtcttcattATCAGCATACGCCATTAACGTAGTACTCACCATGCGAAAGTCGGCGATTTCTAGAGATTTTCTCACCGCCCATTTGCATAGGCCGACGCTTGAATTCACCCTCGACACCGACCTATTGTGGATCAGTTGGTTCGTCCAGGAACAGGACACGAGACTTACATTGCTGAATGTTCGTGCCCTACTGGTTACCTGTGCTCCGCCATAATACTCATTAGGTTCCGCATTGATATCTGGCAATCTTGTCTCAAGCTGTCCAAGTTTGCCCAACCTCGACACATTATTGGGTGGGCTCTTTGGCTTTGTAGGGACTTGACTCTCATGAAGAGCTTGGGTGAGAAGTTCTGCCTTATCGCCAGCATGGGCAAGCGGGTCGAGTTCATGATCTGTGGGAGTAGTCGCCGCTGAAGGGGTGGTCGAAGGTGGAACATCATTTtcgatgaaaagaagattcTTTGGGACCGGCAGCTGGTCAAGTAAAAGAATCAGTCTGTGTTGTTGGAATGTGCATCTtgcagaaaaaaaaaaaaattaccttggccttctcgaGGGGCTGGGAAGACATGTTGGCTATTGGTATATGAAATTCGTTGATAGCGGAAAGGTCGTCACTCCAGTCTAGTAGGAGCTGCTTGGGAGAACGAAGTTGGAGTGAAGGAGATAAGTGGTAAGTTCTAGGGCTCGTTGGGAATGGCTTGATCTTTGGGCGCGGGCGAAAGTGAACAGACGGGTCATCGTTAGCTCGAAACGAAACAAGGGCATGGGAATCAGATACTGCGCGCTGTAAGGGCATGGCAGAAGGTTTTATTTTTGGGATTGGATAAGGTTTTTCTGGGGTGCGGATGGAGTCGAAGGGGTATGCACCCGCCCAACAGCGGTTAATATAGCTGGCTGAGCGCCAAAAgaggcgaagaggagaggcACAGAAGGTGCCAGCGTAGGCGAAAGAAGCCCAGAGCAGTTGGCAAACGACTGGCGAAGCCCACGGGAGAAAGGATGCTTCCGAGGATCGTGGATCAGggagatgaaaagagggaCTCACTTGGGGGTTGTGGGTGACGGAAGGGTGGGGAATCCAAGTGAATTGAATGGAGCAGTAATGATAGGCTGGGCTGAGTCACGAGACGGCGGCGGTCGGCTGGTGCGTGGATCCTTTATTTGtggcgaagaaagggaCGCTGTGGTCTGGGAATGTATGTAAGAGAACAGGTATACGTATGAATCTATGCGCTATGTACGAATATATATACCAGGCTGGCAACGACCCTTGGAGCGGGCGAAACGAACCTCCATTCGGCTTCGGACGCTGCTGCCTATGAGCTATGATGCAATACACACCCTTCTCGCTCTCCACAAACACCCCATATCCACACATCCCATGTTCACTTCGTATGCACATTTCCACCACATGTCTGCATACTTCCCCCATGGCATCCCCCTTCTCTCacttcctcgtctttccCGGGAAGCAAATCATGCATTGGATCGCGAGCGACGGTCTGCTGCCGACCGCTGGCGTCACATGCTGTGTCCATCACTCGCCAGCGACCTCGGGAATGCAGATAGGCCGTTTCTCCGCACGGCGTGCAGCACTTGAACGCTGCATGGCGATCCGCAGAGACGTGCAGCAGTTTGACTAGCGTTGTCTGGGTGTGATGAAAGGAGGCACGTTT is a window from the Cryptococcus neoformans var. neoformans JEC21 chromosome 2 sequence genome containing:
- a CDS encoding alpha,alpha-trehalase, putative, with amino-acid sequence MSSQPLEKAKLPVPKNLLFIENDVPPSTTPSAATTPTDHELDPLAHAGDKAELLTQALHESQVPTKPKSPPNNVSRLGKLGQLETRLPDINAEPNEYYGGAQVTSRARTFSNVGVEGEFKRRPMQMGGEKISRNRRLSHDESTPSAPRRYLIDVEETMRLVLEQEDTDNNFQISIYDSGPKLLSLGTASSNAHKTFDIRGTYMLSNLLQELALARDYGRKRIVLDEARLAENPVDRLSRMIKNSFWNSLTRRIDAEGLEIACADPKNRSQHMRARIYIPHGEDEMAEHYRQIAKEKPNLKLEVDILPKECDNPAFVKTLNDKPGILALAMDKKVDADGKSHLEALPFIVPGARFNEKYGWDSYFMALGLLVDGRVDLAKSIVEHCIFEIKYYNKVLNGNRSYYLCRSQPPFLTDFALQIYNQLDRSKPAENKAWLKRTIQAAIKEYHRYWMQEPSLDLVTGLSRYRPSGLGIPPETEASHFTHILQPYAQKIGISVNEYIDGYNDGTIKEPELDEYFLHDRGVRESGHDTSYRLDRKCADLATVDLNSLLYKYEFDIASAIQVAFDDELYLDEEFELSPWPITAEAFKAGATYQLSTKTPQTSRHWFERAAKRKATMDELCWNDGQGMYFDYDTKLRKQTRYESVTTLWPLWAGSASEEQALKLVRNALPKFEVAGGLVSGTEESRGVISLDRPNRQWDYPYGWPPHQIMAWVGLERYGFVDDASRLAYRWIYMMTLSFMDFNGIVPEKFDVVELSHMVDAEYGNQGTDFRYVPREGFGWMNAAYQIGLQCLSTGMRRAVAACVPPWVFFNLPAPDFTSARKRRAEREARDAEAAASGHGGVPKNEVHNEPPSLEQAIASLKLELTAPYSKSVNK